From the Petroclostridium xylanilyticum genome, the window TTTATCTATTTTTCTCTCTATATATAGAACACACTAAAGGTCGACATGGGGACGGTTCCTCAGTCTCATGAAAACCGCATGCGACAGACGAACCGTCCCCATGCCGCATAGAAGAATTTTTATAAGTTTGTTTATTAATACGGCTTCCCAAACTTATTCTGAAACTTTCTCAAATTATTATCTAACAATTTTTTGCAATTAATATCTAATTTATTAAAAGTTGCCCTATGATAGTGATATACATAGGTATCAAGTGCTAATGCAATCTTGTATCCTCTCAATCTTGCCCTTTCACAATAATCTGTATCATCCATAAATCCTATACCATAGTCTTCATCCAATAAGCCAATATGATTAATTGCATCCCTTTTTACTACCGCACAAAAAAAGGCAACCATTCCCACTATTTTATATTTACCAGAATATGTATTTTCAATTATTTTTGCATATTCATCTACCGATTTCCCTTCCCAATCAGGCAAATCCTGCAACCATGATACCTTGCCCTTAAGATGATTGACAGGCTGCCATCCTATATTGGAAGGGGAAGCAAGACATCCAATAATACCTATTCTTTTGTCTTTATTAAAAATATTTATCATTTTGGTTAACCAACCGTGTGTTACTTCTACGTCATTATTCAGAAATACAATAAACTGTCCCCGTGCCAGCTTAATACCCTGGTTGGTTCCTTTTATAAAACCTTTGTTCTCTTTATTGAGTACGATAGTATATTCAACATTATTTTTATTAAAAAAATCCAACGCAGTTTGTATCACTGGTTCCTCAGAATGATTATCAATCAGGATTATTTCATAGTCGACAGCAGTATATTTTACAACACTTTCCAGACATTTCATAGTAAATGCAAGATTATTCCAAACACATATAATAATACTTGCTTCTACTTCTGATTTTTCACTTCTATTAAAAATACATTTCATTTTTACCTCCTAAAGTATTTGTTTTGGATTTTTATATATTAAACATAATATTCTCATTAACAGCAGTGTGTCTTTGTATATATTCGTATAATGCATCTTTCCATTCTCTAAGTTGATAGACACCTTTGGTATTTATCAAAGAGGAATTGGCCGGCCGTCTGGCTAACCTGTTCAGTTCTTTTGAAGTAACAGGAATTAACAAGGTATCTTTATTTCCGGTACATTTCAGTATTTCACGCGCAAATTGGTACCAGGAACAATAACCGCTGTTTGAAGCATGGTATACCCCATAGACTTCTGCCTTAATGAGTTGAAATATTGCCTCCGCCAAATCCATAACATACGTGGGACAACCTATTTGGTCATCTACCACTCTTATTTCTGAATTCTTTTTTGCCAACTCCAGGATTGTATTTACAAAGCTTTTTCCCTGACCACCGTACAGCCATGAACTTCTGACGACAATATATTTATTTAACACACTTCTTACTATTTGCTCACCTATAAATTTTGTATATCCATAAATGTTAACAGGCGAAGGCATATCCTGCTCCGTATACGGCATCCCCTTTTTTCCATCAAAAATGTAATCAGTACTGATATAAACCATAACCGCATTGAACTTTTTGCAAGCCAAAGCAATATTTTCCGTCCCTATACAATTTACCTGAATAGCTTTCTTAATATATATTTCACTTTCATCCACTTTTGTATAGGCTGCTGTATGAATAATATAATCAGGTTTTATCTGTTTTACCGTCCGGAAAACTTTTTCTTTATTCACTACATCCAACTGACTTTTGTCCAAAGGTGCTAATAAATAGTTATTGTTGAGAAACTTTAATGCACTTCCTAATTGACCACTTGAACCAGTTATCATTATTTTTTTTGTATTTTTACCTTCAATTTTCCACATGCTTCATCCACCTTTTTTTACTTAAATTTTGAGGCTTTTGCATCTAGAAGAATGGAATATATTTTTTTAGTACTTGTAAAAATTCCTGAGATGTAATTTCATTATTATATTTTTTTTCTATTAATTTTCGAGCATTCATGGATAATTTCTCTCTCAAATCCCTGTCATTTATTAAGCTTTTCAGTGCCAAATACCATTGTTCATCTGTTGAAGCCAGAAAACCATTCACACCATTTTCAATCAGTGTTGCATGATGTTGTGTATCCGACGCTACTACAGGAAGTCCCAAAAGCATCATCCTTTTTAATCCGAAGCCGCTTTTTCCCCATCTATTCGGATGATCTATATAAGGCATAACAAAGATATCCGATTTCGCTATCTGCGGTACAATATTAGCTAAATATTGTTTCATTGGCTGGTATTCAATAAATTTTGCAAAAGGCATTGCCTCTCTCACTTTGCCACTATGGTCGGGATAATCCTTTCCCATATGCCATCCGTATAAGTGTAGTTGGATTCCATATTCTTTATTCAGTGCACAGAGTGGCTTTGCAACCATTAAAAGATCTTTTACATAGGCATCCGCACATGATTGCTGCCAGCTGATGATTAGTGGATTGTTGGATTTCTTATCAACAGGAACATATTCATAGTTTTCAAGATCCAATATCCCTGTAATAGCTTCTACAGGAGTGGTAGTATAATCTCTCAGTGCTGTTTTATGTTTTTGTGTTCCTACAATTATGAGGTCAGAAATATTTAAGGTTTCTATATGCTCTTTGTTTTGCATATCTAAAAAGTCGTCATCAATATGGACCAGATAAACCTTTCCCTTCAGATGCCTGATAGCCTTGCTCGTATGTGCAGCACACTGTATGGTTTTTTGGAAAATTATTACTTCGCAATCAGGCTTATTTAAAATTTTGAATTTTTCCCGTATATCTCTTACAATTTCTACTTTATAACCCTGATTACCCAAACTGGAAGCTAATAAATCATTAGAATATGATGTTGTAGAGTTTTCATCCGTTGAAAGGAAAAAATATATTTTCATGCTTATCACTCCCCGTATAACAAAAAAATCTTCAATTCTACCTTATTATAATATTCAAATGCCCCTGTTAAGCGTTCCACTTTATCAAAATTAATCATATATATATTATAGTTCAAGCAAGTTTTATTACTTTTTGAGAGGGTGTCATACGGTATGAAAATCGGATTTTCACAAGATTATAATGGCCCTGGTGGTGCCAGGAGCTGGATAAAAAGTTTCAGTAATTATTGTCTCTCCAAAGGACATGATATTAGCTTCGGCTATGATCCTGATGTCGATGTGTTTTGCTCAGTTGCAGCCATGTCAAAAATTGAAGAACTGGAAGCTCTTAAAAATAAAAAAATCAAAATATTGCAAAGGATAGGCGCAATATTTTTACCTTATAATTATCCCAGCCCAGAGCTCGTCAAAAGCCGCAACGATTATTTCAAAAAAATAATCTCTTTTGCTGACAGCATTGTATATCAAAGCATATTTTCAAAAACAGTATTACTTAGAAGCATATATAACGGCAATGAACCGGACGGTGATATTATTTACAATAGTGTTGATGCATCTGTTTTTACACCTGACGGCAAAACGCTATATAAGCCAAAAAATAAGAAGGTCATACTATCCATAGCTTATTGGGGCACGCAGTATACTTCAGCCAAGTCCCTTCAAGCCTTAATCAATGTTGCAAAGTTATTTAAATCAAAAAAAAATATTGAATTCTGGATATTAGGAAAAGCATTCCCTAATGATGAAAAACTGATACGGAATGCCAATCTGCCCAATATCACAAAATTAGATCTCAGTACCCCCGTCCCTCGTGATTTAATGCCTGAATATTTAAGAACGGCGGATCTCCTATTGAGTTTCAAAGCACATGAAGCGTGTCCCAACCTGGTAATTGAAGCAATGCATACCGGAACCCCTCTGGTAGGATTAAATTCTGGCAGTCTTCCTGAACTGGTAGAAGATGCTGCTTTACTTGCCAATTGCAGCCAAAGCATCAATTCATTTCCGACTGTGGATATACATGATTTATGTAAAAAAATTTTAGAAACTCTTCACAACCAGGAGTTTTATAGAAAAAAAATGCTGGCAAGAGCTAAAAATTTTTCTGAAAAGGAAACACATGAAAAATATTTAAATAAGTTGGAAGAACTATACCATTTGTCAAAAAAATAATTTTATTATACATTTTCGCATTCCTGACCAGTTCTGAAGAAATCTCCTTTATAATGTAATTACATTACAAAGGAGATTTCTTATGTGCAAATCAATTAATAATTCATACAAAGTTAATTTACCCAACATTTTGAGTAATTACTCCTACAAATATTTTTTGAACGATTTTATTTCATCTACAATTTTTTCAACATCACTTTCACTTAGGTTGGGGTGTAAAGGAATATTTAATGCTTCTTCATTTAGTATTTCGCAATTTGGCAATTTTACATTACTATGGTAAATTTTATTCATATGCAGCGGATGATAGCGTACGGTGGTATATATTCCTTTTTCAAACAAATATTTTGCTAATTCATCTCTCTTCTTCCTTATCCTGATACAATATGTGAAATATGAATGTTTATCTCCATCATTGGCTTCACAAGGAGTTTTTATCCAGTCACAGTCTTTAAACGCATTTTGGTATATATCCCAAATCTTCTTTCGATAAGCCTGTAATGCATCCAACTTTTCCAACTGAGCCAGCCCTATCCCCGCCAATATATCCGATGGATTCATTTTAATAAATACTTCTTTTATATCATATTCCCACCATCTTTTTTTACCCTGTGTAGACGTTTCAAAACCTGACTTGCCAATACCGCAATATCTTAATACTCTTGCTCTCTCTATTAATTCAGATTTTTGGGCAGTAACACCTCCACCTTCTCCGACTGCCAGGTTCTTAATTGCATCAAAACTGTAAACGCCGACATCTCCAATACTTCCACAAGCTTTTCCCTTATAATAGGAATCCACTGCATGAGCTGCATCTTCTATTATGGGAAGACCAAACTGCTTAATTGAATCCATTTCCACCGGTAACCCCGCGTAATGTACAACCATGATTGCTTTAGTTTTATCAGTTATACTATTTGCAACCGTTTTTTCTGTAATATTATAACTATTTATGTCAACATCGCAAAAAACAGGTTTATGCCCTGCCAATATTACGGCTTGTGCACAGGAGACCCAGGTAAAAGAAGGTACAATAATTTCCGAGCCCATCGGTAAATCTAATAATTTTACAGCTAAATAAAGACCATTTGAACCGCTATCAACCATTAAAAAATTCCTAAGCCCTAGTCTTTTTGAAAATTTTTCTTCGAATTCTTTTACTTTTGGTCCCATTCCCATCCATTGATTATTGATGCTCTCCGACACCTGTTCAATTTCTTCTTTTCCTGCTTTAGAGCCAAAGACCGATATCATTCTTTTTCACATCCTAAGATAACTTGAATTTGACAAGGTCTGAACTTATCAAAATCTAATTCTGCATAAACATACTCTCCATGATTTTCAACAATTCTAAAACCATTTTTTATATACCATGTTACTGCCGGATTATCCTTTAATACTTTGCAGCCAATTATTTTATTGAAATTGGTTTGAATATAACTGCACATTATTCTTAACGCATCACTTATTTTTGCACAGGATTTATGGTATTTTTCACCGCGGATGATATTGTAAAGGTCTATATAGCTTTTTGCATCCCTAAATCCCATACATCCAATGCTTTTGCAAACATTTTCAATATCTTCTTCAATGATAAACATGAAATCTTTATCTCTATCTAAATACTTTTTAAACCATTCTTTTTGTTCATCTACACTTATCTCATTCTTATAAAAAAATGAATCTCTATTTCGATTTTTCCAATTACGTAAATGATTTAAATCCTTTTCTTCAATACTCCTTAATCGCATATTGGGATGTTCATCTGATAAAATAATAAAATTTTTATCCTGCATATTCAGAACCTCTCTTATACTCTCTATATAAACGCACCTAGTTAGCATAATCAATATAAAATTGAAAGTTCTCTTCCGCCCATTCTTTATTATAAACATGGTTTCGTATAGAATCAGGATCATGTATGGACGCACAATATACGGTGCGTTTACCTGCATTTACTTCGCTGAGGTAAATCGACAGTTTGTTCCGAAATTTTTTTGCAAACTCTCCATGTTTGTGCCTACTCTTATGAATATCCAGGCAAGTCATCGACTTCTTTAAAACAGTGCACTGTTTTTTTAGCATGCATTGTTCGCAACGTACATATTGCGTTTGCTCTATCTCAATACTTTGAATAAACCCTGTTTTATATGGAGTAAATCTATTGATACGCAAAGATGTATCAACATCAGCCCAACAGGTTTCTTCGTTGAAGTATCCAATATAATCAAACAATTCCGGACGAAGACATATACAAGATCCTATTACTGAATGATATTGGTAATAGCTAATACCATCTTTTGTTACAATCTTAGGTGATATATTTTTTTCTTGAAACAACGTGTCTCTCGCTACTCCTAATAATCCTATCTCTGGAAATGTATTCATCACCTTCATAAATTGAGTAATCCAATCTTTTGTTTTTATATACACATCACAATCTATATGAATAAAATATTGGTCCTTTTTTCTTTTACTTAATGCATAATTGATGGCATATACCACACCGCGGTTTAAATCAAATCTCTTTTTGCACTTAATTCTGTCATCCTTTAGGCTTTCTATAAATTTCCATGTATCGTCCTGAGAATTGTTATCAATAATATACAATTCAAAATCTTCGGTTGTATTAAGAAGAGCTGCCAGGTTACGTGCGATTAATCCTGCCCTATTAAAAGTAACGAAACATACCAATGGTGGCGTCACAGCTATCACTCCTTCCATTAAATTTTATATTTGCTTATTACGTTAACTACTTTATCAATATCATTATCAGTCATATCAGGATATAAAGGCAAGGTCAGGATTCTTTTCCAAATATCATTGGCAATAGGCACGCTAGCCTTTATATTTCTGTAGCAAGGTTGAAGATGTATTGGAAGATAGTGTACGCCCGGTGAAATATCATGCTGTTTTAGATGTTGTATCAAACCATCTCTTGCACTTTGGTCCGGCAGTTTTACCTGATATAAATGCCAGCTGCTTTCTGCATATGGTTTTTCATGCGGTAGTTCAAGCCATTTTAGATCTTTTAAGGATTCAGAATATTTTTGAGCAATGTATTTACGTTTCTGATTTAGTATTTCCAATTTTGCAAGCTGCACCAGTCCTATAGCAGCATTGATATCATTCATATGGTATTTGTATCCTATTTTATCTATCCAGTATTGCCATGCATATATGTGCTCTCTTGAAGTCCGGAACCATGTATCTTTAGATATACCAAGCCATCTCTTTTCTCTAAAATACCTGTTGTACCATTCATTATTACATGTAATTGCGCCGCCTTCGCCACAAGTTAAATTTTTTACTGCATGAAAGCTGAAGCAGGTAAGATTGTTTCCACTTCCGATTTTTTTCCCTTTATATCTGGCTCCACAGGCATGGGCGGCATCTTCTATTACGTATAATCCATCATAACCGGCCAATTCATTAATCTTATCCATATCACAAGGATGACCTGCCATATGGACAACTATGATGGCTTTGGTTTTTTCAGTTATTTTTCTCTGAATATCATGGACATCGATATTCATGGTGTCCTGTTCTATATCCGCAAATACCGGTTCTGCCCCAACATAACGTATTGCATGTACTGTAGAGACAAAAGTCATAGGTGTAACAATAACTTCATCCCCCTTTTTTATTCCCAGTGCTTCTACCGCCATATGAAGGGCAGCTGTCCCGGAATTTAATGCTACAGCATAGTTACATCCGATATAATCGGCAAATTTTTTTTCAAATTCTTCCGTTTTTGGTCCAAGACCTAACCAACCGGACTTTAGTACTTCAACAACAGCATTAATTTCATCTTCACCAATAGACGGCTTTAATACAGGCATTGTCATAAATATGCTTCCTTTCACTCATTCAAAATTTTATTGTTCAAATTCTTCTTTTAATATGCCGACAACTTTTACGTCCCAAAATTGCGAATGTGCATAATATGCTTTTCTCATACATCCTTCTACCTTATATCCATTTTTTTCTACCATTCTTAAAGATCCCTTGTTATATTCCACTATATATCCATTAATTCTTCTCAGGTTCATTTCATCAAAAGCATAACGTGTCAGCGTCCATATTGCATCTGTACCATATCCTTTTCCCCAGAAATTCTTATCTCCTATGAGCATTCCTATTGTCGCATTCTGGTTCCTGTGATTTATATCATATAGCCATGTAATTCCGATATATTGATTTTCTGCTTCAATAGCAAAAATCAGTCTATCGTTATACTTTTGATACTGCTGAAAATGCTTTTGATATTGTTCATACCATGCTTCTTGTGCATATTTACTTAATAAACCTGAATCCAGGAAATTCGTACGCACTCCTTCCTGGTTTCTCCATTCCACAATCTTATATATGTCTTCTTTTTCCAATGGTCTTAAACTAACTTTTTTACCCTTTATCAAGATACCTACTCCTTTCTATATTAAATTCATATCTTTCCACCATTTTTGACTTTCTTTATACCATTGAATAGTTTTAGCCAACCCTTCAAAAAAATCTATCCTGGGAACCCATCCTAATTCTTTGTGAATTTTACTAGCATTCATTGCATATCTTCTATCATGTCCCAGGCGGTCTTCTATATATTTAATTAAGCCTTCAGACTTATTTAAATATCTTAATATGAATTTTACGATTTCTATATTTGCTATTTCATTATCAGCACCTATGTTATATACCTCACCAGAAATGCCTTTCTCCAATACGGTCAAAATTGCGTTGCAATGGTCCTGGACATGTATCCAATCCCTTACGTTTAACCCATCTCCGTAAATACCTATAGGTTGTTCATTAATTGCATTAATAATGGTTTTAGGTATTAATTTTTCAGGATGCTGGTATTCGCCGTAGTTATTAGAACATCTTGTAATAACAACAGGTAATTTATAGGTATTAAAATATGCCTTGACAAGCATATCCGCCCCGGCTTTGCTGGCAGAATAAGGATTTCTTGGAGCCAGTGGTGTATCTTCAGTGAATGCATCCTTTGTATTCAATTCCAAAGAGCCATAAACTTCATCGGTTGAAACTTGTATATATTTTTCTATTCCATGTTTTAAACTATTATCTAAAAGCACCTGGGTTCCCAATACATTGGTTTGAATAAATACCTGTGAATTTTCAATGCTTCGGTCCACATGGGATTCGGCAGCAAAGTTGACAACGTAATTTATTCCTTGTCTAAAGATATCGTCCATTAAACGATAATCACATATATCCCCTTTTATAAATTTATAGTTTTTAGAATACTCTATGTCCGAAAGATTTTTAGTGTTTCCTGCATAGGTAAGTTTATCAACATTGATTACAAACAAATCATTGTGTTTTTGCAGCAAATACCGTATGAAATTACTGCCGATAAATCCACATCCACCTGTTACCAGTACCGTTTTCATCATCCATCTTTCCTTTCCCAGTTATAAGGAATGTCGTTATTATGGGGATCTACTCTGAATTCGTCCGGATCACTGTAGTTATACACTTCTGTCGGAATATTGATAACTATTGCTTCGGTTTCACCGATGCATTTAAAGCCATGAAAAACCCCATTAGGAATCTGAAGTAATATTTGGTTATAATCGCCCATAAAAAATTCATTAATTTTGCCAAAAGTAGGAGAATCTTTTCTATCGTCATATAAAACAACCTTCATCATACCTTTTATAACGATGAAATTATCCGTCTGTTTTTTATGATAATGCCATGCTTTTACTACTCCAGGGTAAGCTGTAGTTAAATAGACCTGTCCAAATTTAATAAATATATCATCATCTGCTCTTAACATTTCCATCAATCTACCTCTTTCATCGGGGATAGATTTTAATTGCTTGATCTTAACACCTTGGATGAATTCCATGTAAATCCCCACCTCACAATATTTTAATCTTGCTCTTATCTCCTACTATAAAAGAATAAGTTCTGGATAGTGTATTATCGTTTGCAATCTCCGTACTGCTGCCAATAAGGCTATTGTTGATTCTATTCCCTACATTTTTTATTTTACAATTCTCCATAATGATACTGCCTTCTACCTCTGAGTTTTCTATTTCACATCCTTTACTGATGGATGTGTAAGGACCAATATATGCATTTTTTATTGTACATTTTTCACCGATAATGACCGGCCCTCTAATTACACTGTTAATCACATGCGCATCCTTTTCTATAATGACCTTGCCCTGTACCATTGACTTTTGGTCTATCCATCCCTGGTCATAACCCTTTATGTCATCCAAAATTTTCTGGTTCGCTTCCAACATATCCTGTGGAGCTCCTGTATCCTTCCACCAATTTTCCAGCTGACCATAACTGACTTTGAACCCGTTTTTTATCATGTCCTGAATGGCATCAGTGATCTCCAATTCATTACGCCATGAAGGTTTAATTTTACTAATAGCTGAAAATATGTTTTTATCAAAAATATAAAGGCCTACAATGGCCATGTTACTAATATATTGTTTTGGTTTTTCAACCAGCTCAACAATGTCGCCATTTTCCAGGACTGCAACCCCATAGTCTTGTGGATTATCAACCTTATCCAGTACAACCAGGGCATTTAATTTTTTACCATAATATTTCTGAATAAACTTACTTAAATCATCCCTGATAATGTTATCCCCTAAAAACATTAAAAATGCCTCTTCCTTTAGAAAAGGTTGTGCAATTTTCACTGCATGGGCCAATCCTTCCGGTTTTTCCTGATAAATATATGTGATTTTTGCCCCCCATCGGGTACCATCCCCAACCTCTTGCATGATTTCGTCCCCGGTGTCACCTACTATTATTCCAATATCACTGATCCCTGCCTTAATGATTGACTCGATAGCATAAAATAGAATCGGTTTATTTGCCACCGGAATGAGTTGTTTGGGCCTGGTATATGTGATAGGCCAAAGCCTTGAACCTATTCCTCCACTTAGAATGAGAGCTTTCATGCCGCCACCTTCCCGTTTTAATTTCCTTTTTTCCTTATCATATTATGAAGTAAGTTGATATTATGTTACCAAACTTTTAAAAAATATGGTTTAAAATAAATACCAGCTGTTAGCTGGTATTTATTAATATATTTGACTATACGATTTTACGCCATTTACAACAGATTCTTTATATAAAGCTTTTATCTTGATCCCAAGATCTTGCGATACTTGCTTTACCACTGGCAGTTTGTGTTTTTTAAATTTGAGTGCATAACTACACCCACCCATTGATATGGACCTGGGTGTATGAACAATTCCGATATAATCTCCATCCTGTGGCATGTATTTTTTTACTCTATTTGCCAGGGTTACTGACGAATATATCGCTAAATAATAATCCATAAAACCCTCCCCTTGCATTCTAACTCCTCATGTTGCAAAATCATCCCCAGCCCTACGGCAGTTAAGATAACAGCGGAAATAATATTGGTAGAAGCAAATATTATCTTACATTATCTGCTATAGTAATATATATTATGTAATATCATTGCGAAAAGTGAAAGGTATAAGCGTTGGATTCGGGTCTAAAATAG encodes:
- a CDS encoding putative Se/S carrier-like protein — its product is MDYYLAIYSSVTLANRVKKYMPQDGDYIGIVHTPRSISMGGCSYALKFKKHKLPVVKQVSQDLGIKIKALYKESVVNGVKSYSQIY